In Phyllobacterium zundukense, one DNA window encodes the following:
- a CDS encoding glycosyltransferase family 2 protein produces MSSVCTIIAARNASSTIAAAISSALNDPHVSEVIVVDDASTDATADTARASDDGSGRLKVIRFDINKGPAAARNYAIECSSAPIISVLDADDFFIEGRFAQLLSVTNWDIIADNIVFIREQSLPDFDRRCVPRFGGAPWALDLATFAERNISSRHRQRGELGFLKPLIRREFLTRHNLRYNENLRLGEDYDLYAWALAFGARFLVISNCGYGAVVRSDSLSGRHSTGDLKNLAEAAQLLLKSGILSRQAARAVGAHARHVRSKYDHRRFLDVKARQGLAAAVVMSVRDPATILPIAHAILLDKYGGLARLWHSERALSGNDGKPRYLFDHPTI; encoded by the coding sequence GTGAGCAGCGTGTGCACCATCATTGCCGCCCGCAACGCATCTTCTACCATTGCTGCTGCTATATCTTCTGCATTGAACGATCCCCATGTATCAGAAGTTATTGTAGTCGATGATGCTTCCACAGATGCAACCGCCGACACCGCCCGGGCGTCGGACGATGGAAGTGGACGCCTTAAGGTTATCCGCTTCGACATAAACAAGGGGCCCGCAGCCGCCCGCAATTACGCTATCGAATGCTCGTCAGCTCCGATCATAAGCGTACTTGATGCCGATGATTTTTTTATAGAAGGCCGTTTTGCACAGCTCTTGTCCGTTACGAACTGGGATATTATCGCCGACAATATCGTTTTCATCCGCGAGCAATCACTCCCAGATTTTGACCGTCGCTGCGTTCCGCGTTTTGGCGGGGCCCCCTGGGCTCTGGATCTGGCGACATTTGCAGAACGGAATATTTCGAGTCGTCATCGACAGCGCGGGGAGCTTGGCTTCTTAAAACCTCTCATTCGCCGCGAATTTCTAACGCGGCATAACTTGCGTTATAATGAAAACCTGCGGCTTGGCGAAGATTATGATCTTTATGCGTGGGCACTCGCTTTCGGCGCCAGATTTCTCGTGATTAGCAACTGCGGGTACGGTGCCGTTGTCCGGTCAGACTCGTTGAGCGGGAGGCATTCCACCGGGGACCTTAAAAATCTTGCAGAAGCAGCGCAATTGCTTCTCAAGAGTGGAATACTGTCACGTCAAGCGGCGAGAGCGGTTGGGGCCCATGCACGGCATGTACGCTCGAAATATGATCATCGCCGATTTCTTGACGTAAAAGCCCGCCAGGGTCTTGCCGCGGCCGTTGTTATGTCCGTGCGCGATCCAGCAACAATACTGCCAATTGCACACGCAATCCTTCTTGACAAATATGGGGGGCTCGCTCGCCTGTGGCATAGCGAACGAGCGCTGTCGGGCAACGACGGCAAACCACGTTACCTGTTTGATCACCCGACGATCTGA
- a CDS encoding exopolysaccharide production repressor protein, whose amino-acid sequence MRFPRFLIGLLAALLVFGVTTYLITNNFWLTLGQTLICAFLIQLGYFAVILWLVRRRKSLLSDEGHPDDAGFSKERRSILASRLRQTR is encoded by the coding sequence ATGAGATTTCCGCGATTTCTGATCGGGCTTCTTGCTGCGTTGCTTGTCTTTGGGGTTACGACCTATCTGATCACTAACAATTTCTGGCTCACCCTTGGCCAGACCTTAATTTGTGCGTTTCTGATCCAGCTTGGTTATTTTGCGGTGATTTTGTGGCTCGTAAGGCGTCGCAAGTCGCTGTTATCCGACGAGGGGCATCCCGATGATGCGGGCTTTTCGAAGGAACGCCGCTCCATTTTGGCCTCCCGGCTGCGGCAAACTCGTTAG
- a CDS encoding sugar transferase, translated as MKPSVKLAAFPFFRETKRLDNAAVGGPLKRSFDIVVATLGLFILSPLFIMLGFLIKMSDGGPVFYGHRRIGCGGQPFYCLKFRTMKTDGDAILESFLRENPQARQEWQTARKLQSDPRVTDVGAVIRKLSLDELPQLLNILRGEMSIVGPRPVVLEELELYGPAAAYYLRSRPGLTGVWQISGRNNVSYDKRVAFDQRYVENWSFRGDVAIILKTIPAVCAARGSY; from the coding sequence ATGAAGCCTTCGGTGAAGTTAGCCGCCTTTCCTTTCTTCCGAGAGACAAAGAGACTGGATAATGCTGCAGTCGGAGGACCGCTGAAGCGGTCGTTCGATATTGTGGTGGCGACCTTGGGGTTATTTATCCTTAGTCCGTTGTTCATCATGTTAGGATTTCTAATAAAAATGTCGGACGGTGGCCCTGTTTTCTATGGCCACCGGAGAATAGGTTGTGGCGGGCAGCCGTTTTACTGTCTTAAGTTTCGAACAATGAAAACAGACGGGGATGCCATATTGGAGTCGTTCCTTCGCGAAAATCCCCAGGCGCGACAGGAGTGGCAAACTGCGCGCAAGTTGCAGTCGGATCCACGAGTTACTGATGTGGGTGCCGTCATCAGGAAGTTAAGCCTGGACGAACTACCGCAGCTTCTTAATATTCTTCGCGGAGAGATGAGCATTGTCGGACCGCGCCCTGTCGTGCTGGAAGAGCTTGAGCTGTACGGCCCGGCTGCGGCCTACTACCTGCGATCACGACCTGGCCTGACCGGCGTCTGGCAAATAAGTGGACGCAACAACGTGTCCTACGACAAACGTGTTGCATTCGATCAGCGCTATGTTGAAAACTGGTCATTTCGCGGGGACGTAGCAATCATTCTCAAAACGATCCCGGCGGTTTGCGCAGCGCGGGGCTCGTATTAG